One window of Halopseudomonas maritima genomic DNA carries:
- a CDS encoding alanine/glycine:cation symporter family protein translates to MGDAMNAVIDALNTIFWGYVLIYGLLAVGIFFTIRLGALQFLHFGEMIRSVVGARQSDKSGISPFQALCTSLASRVGTGNLAGVAVALYLGGAGAIFWMWMVALVGMATAYAESTLAQLYKVRDGAGQYRGGPAFYLSKGLKAPWAGSIFSVCLIISFGLVFNAVQANSIADAMEGAFGFNKLIVGAALAVLAGIVIFGGLRSIARFAELVVPFMAAAYVLMALVVLAMNYSEVPGVLATIVRSAFGLEEAAGGVAGSVTAAMLNGIKRGLFSNEAGMGSAPNVAATATPNPHHPASQGFVQAAGVFIDTLVICTATAVMILLSGVLEPGNGVTGTQLTQLAMEAHIGDAGRYFIAFAILFFAFTSIVANYSYAENAMIFLGLGGKVGMLCLRCAALAMVVWGAYQAVGTVFNAADASMGLMATINLIGILLLSGTVAKLTKDYLAQRKTGVEPVFRADHYPELKDKINSDIWY, encoded by the coding sequence ATGGGGGACGCCATGAATGCGGTGATAGACGCTCTGAACACAATTTTCTGGGGTTATGTGCTGATCTACGGCCTGCTCGCCGTTGGCATATTCTTTACCATCCGTCTTGGTGCGCTACAGTTCTTGCACTTTGGTGAAATGATTCGCTCAGTAGTCGGGGCACGCCAAAGCGACAAGTCCGGCATTTCACCCTTCCAGGCCTTATGTACCAGCCTGGCGTCCCGGGTCGGCACGGGTAACCTGGCGGGTGTAGCTGTGGCGTTGTATCTGGGCGGCGCCGGCGCCATTTTCTGGATGTGGATGGTGGCGCTGGTTGGCATGGCAACGGCGTATGCTGAAAGCACCCTCGCTCAGCTATACAAGGTCCGCGACGGTGCGGGCCAGTACCGCGGCGGTCCAGCCTTCTACCTCTCCAAGGGCCTCAAGGCACCCTGGGCCGGCAGCATCTTTTCGGTCTGCCTGATCATTTCCTTCGGGTTGGTGTTCAATGCCGTACAGGCCAACTCGATTGCTGACGCCATGGAAGGTGCATTCGGTTTCAACAAGTTGATTGTCGGCGCTGCCCTGGCGGTGCTCGCCGGCATCGTCATCTTCGGCGGCCTGCGCTCCATTGCACGCTTTGCCGAACTTGTTGTGCCCTTCATGGCCGCCGCCTACGTGTTGATGGCACTGGTAGTACTGGCCATGAACTACAGCGAGGTGCCTGGCGTGCTGGCAACCATCGTCAGGAGCGCCTTTGGCCTTGAGGAAGCCGCAGGCGGTGTCGCCGGCTCGGTAACGGCGGCCATGCTCAATGGCATCAAGCGCGGCCTGTTTTCCAACGAGGCCGGCATGGGCTCAGCGCCCAACGTCGCCGCCACCGCCACCCCCAATCCGCACCACCCTGCATCCCAGGGGTTTGTACAGGCCGCCGGGGTATTCATTGACACTCTGGTGATCTGTACCGCTACCGCAGTGATGATTCTGCTCTCGGGCGTGCTGGAGCCCGGCAACGGCGTGACCGGCACCCAGCTTACACAGCTGGCTATGGAAGCGCATATTGGCGACGCCGGACGCTACTTTATCGCCTTCGCCATCCTGTTTTTTGCCTTTACATCCATTGTGGCCAACTACTCCTACGCCGAAAACGCCATGATCTTTCTCGGCCTGGGTGGCAAGGTTGGCATGCTGTGCCTGCGCTGCGCCGCATTGGCAATGGTGGTCTGGGGGGCGTATCAGGCGGTAGGCACGGTCTTCAACGCTGCCGATGCCTCCATGGGGTTAATGGCCACGATCAACCTTATCGGTATCCTGTTGCTGTCAGGCACGGTCGCCAAGTTGACCAAAGACTATCTGGCCCAGCGTAAAACCGGGGTAGAACCCGTCTTTCGCGCCGACCACTACCCAGAACTGAAAGACAAGATCAATTCCGATATCTGGTATTGA
- a CDS encoding metal-dependent hydrolase, which translates to MTAVTPPTLRIQPRRIDFDLPDPLPRHWHGGDPFKTHFFNAMSLLFPDGERFFIDSVRHFRDQVSDPEQQALIRGFIGQEGHHSREHIEYNNRLQALGYDVEALTAPVRRRIAYANKHLSPQRRLAGTVAMEHFTAIMADAVLRELRWFEGASDPMRRIWRWHALEETEHKAVAFDLYMQVCGDRKQLRQAMRYSTWFFLRDVTRGMWHMLRKDGRLMDLRLWYQGMRWLWGRGGFFSSLMASYRDFYREDFHPWQHNNENLMRECQREFDAANTLVQR; encoded by the coding sequence ATGACTGCAGTAACGCCCCCGACACTTAGGATTCAGCCGCGTCGTATCGACTTTGATCTGCCCGATCCGCTGCCTCGCCACTGGCATGGCGGTGACCCGTTTAAAACCCATTTCTTTAACGCCATGTCGCTGCTGTTTCCGGATGGTGAGCGCTTTTTCATCGACTCTGTAAGGCATTTTCGTGATCAGGTCAGCGATCCCGAGCAGCAAGCCCTGATTCGCGGTTTCATCGGGCAGGAAGGGCACCACAGTCGGGAGCACATCGAATACAACAATCGTTTGCAGGCGCTTGGCTACGACGTCGAGGCGCTGACCGCACCGGTACGGCGGCGCATCGCCTACGCCAACAAGCACTTGTCGCCTCAGCGACGGCTCGCCGGCACGGTGGCGATGGAGCATTTCACTGCCATCATGGCTGACGCTGTGTTGCGCGAGCTGCGCTGGTTTGAGGGTGCCAGTGACCCCATGCGACGTATCTGGCGCTGGCATGCCCTTGAGGAAACCGAGCACAAGGCGGTCGCCTTTGACCTTTATATGCAGGTATGTGGTGACCGCAAGCAGCTGCGCCAGGCCATGCGTTACTCGACCTGGTTTTTCTTGCGCGATGTCACCCGCGGTATGTGGCATATGTTGCGTAAGGATGGCCGCTTGATGGACTTGCGTCTCTGGTATCAGGGTATGCGCTGGTTGTGGGGCCGGGGCGGATTTTTCTCCAGTCTGATGGCTTCCTATCGGGACTTTTACCGTGAAGATTTTCACCCCTGGCAGCACAACAACGAAAACTTGATGCGTGAGTGTCAGCGTGAGTTTGATGCCGCAAACACGCTTGTTCAGCGGTGA
- a CDS encoding NAD(P) transhydrogenase subunit alpha: MPIQLHIAKETRPHEKRVALVPAVVAKLQKLGIEAHLEAGAGDAARIPDADFTAAGASVGAAPADTRLFFRVQPPSVADIQAMPEGSILCSFIYAQREPEVVKALRDRRITCFAMELIPRITRAQAMDALSSQAALAGYYAALLAATHLNRILPMMTTAVGSLRPAKILVMGAGVAGLQALATGKRLGAMIEGYDVRPEVREQVQSVGGKFVDTGVSAVGEGGYARELTEEEQQQVQAVLTRHVQQADAIITTASIPGKPSPKILTEEQIMGMKSGSVIIDLAAEGGGNTPLTQPGETVEVGPASIVAPLNIASHLAEHASELYARNLLALVGLMVHEGELTLDWQDEVLARSVLTHDGEIRNDAARAAVEEQA; encoded by the coding sequence ATGCCAATACAATTACACATCGCAAAAGAAACCCGACCCCACGAAAAACGTGTGGCGTTGGTGCCGGCGGTCGTTGCCAAGCTGCAGAAGCTCGGCATCGAGGCGCATCTGGAGGCCGGAGCCGGTGACGCGGCCCGTATTCCCGATGCGGATTTCACTGCCGCAGGCGCTTCGGTCGGTGCTGCGCCGGCGGATACCCGTCTGTTCTTCCGGGTGCAGCCACCGAGCGTTGCCGATATTCAAGCCATGCCGGAAGGGTCGATCCTGTGCAGCTTTATCTACGCACAGCGCGAGCCTGAGGTAGTCAAGGCGCTGCGTGATCGCCGCATCACCTGTTTCGCCATGGAGCTGATTCCGCGTATCACCCGTGCCCAGGCCATGGACGCGCTGTCCTCGCAAGCGGCTCTGGCGGGCTACTACGCCGCGCTGCTGGCTGCTACCCACCTCAACCGTATTCTGCCGATGATGACCACAGCGGTTGGTTCGCTGCGTCCGGCCAAGATTCTGGTCATGGGTGCGGGTGTTGCTGGCTTGCAGGCGCTGGCTACCGGTAAGCGCCTGGGCGCCATGATCGAAGGCTACGATGTCCGCCCGGAAGTACGCGAGCAGGTGCAGTCGGTTGGCGGCAAGTTTGTTGATACCGGCGTGTCTGCCGTCGGCGAGGGCGGGTACGCCCGCGAGCTGACCGAAGAAGAGCAGCAGCAGGTCCAGGCAGTCCTGACCCGCCACGTGCAGCAGGCTGACGCTATCATCACCACTGCTTCCATTCCCGGTAAGCCGAGCCCCAAGATTCTGACCGAAGAGCAGATTATGGGCATGAAGAGCGGCTCGGTGATCATCGACCTGGCAGCCGAGGGCGGCGGTAACACACCTCTGACCCAGCCTGGCGAAACCGTTGAAGTTGGTCCGGCAAGCATCGTTGCGCCGCTGAATATTGCCAGCCACCTGGCTGAGCACGCGTCCGAGCTATATGCCCGCAACCTGCTGGCTCTGGTCGGCCTGATGGTGCACGAAGGCGAGCTGACACTGGACTGGCAAGATGAAGTGCTGGCCCGTTCAGTACTGACCCACGACGGCGAGATCCGCAACGATGCAGCACGCGCTGCTGTTGAAGAGCAGGCTTGA
- a CDS encoding NAD(P) transhydrogenase subunit alpha has product MDMSVTITGFVALYIFLLAAFAGYEIIGRVPAILHTPLMSGSNFIHGIVVVGAMWALLNAGSTLEQIIGFVGVLLGAGNAAGGYVVTERMLEMFKPTNKAPGADKE; this is encoded by the coding sequence ATGGATATGAGTGTCACTATCACAGGCTTTGTTGCCCTGTATATCTTCCTGCTGGCAGCCTTTGCCGGCTATGAAATCATCGGCCGTGTACCGGCCATTCTGCACACGCCGCTGATGTCGGGTTCCAACTTCATCCACGGTATCGTGGTTGTCGGTGCGATGTGGGCGCTGCTGAACGCCGGCTCCACCCTGGAGCAGATCATTGGTTTCGTCGGCGTACTGCTGGGTGCGGGTAACGCAGCTGGCGGCTATGTGGTCACTGAACGCATGCTGGAAATGTTCAAGCCCACCAATAAAGCGCCTGGCGCAGACAAGGAGTAA
- a CDS encoding NAD(P)(+) transhydrogenase (Re/Si-specific) subunit beta, with product MFSAFLIDAAYFVAAFLFLYGLKRMASPVTARSGIIVAGGGMLVAVVAAFLYGFDVAPRAEAHLGTNLFLLILALGLGTGWAWFSGKRVAMTDMPQMVALYNGMGGGAAAAIAATELLSGNALAHGVVVTVLAILGGLIGAVALSGSLIAWAKLDGRMNKTWRVTKHQYVNAALLCGALFIGAIISVMAVAGAAETPVFLILVFFAVALALGVLLTTPIGGADMPVVISLYNAFTGLAVAFEGFVLQNPAMIIAGTVVGSAGTLLTLMMAKAMNRQVSNIIFSDFGGEDDGADGEIQGTMKSADASDAAIAMYYASKVIIVPGYGLAVAQAQHKLYEFVKLLQKQGVEVSFAIHPVAGRMPGHMNVLLAEAGVPYDIIFDLEDINEDFAQADVAIVLGANDVVNPAARTRKSSPIYGMPILNVDQARQAYVVKRGQGKGYSGVENELFFLDNTSMVYGDAQKVMVQMIEAVKSLG from the coding sequence ATGTTCAGTGCTTTTCTGATTGACGCGGCCTACTTTGTCGCAGCGTTCTTGTTTCTGTACGGCCTCAAGCGCATGGCCAGCCCGGTTACCGCGCGCTCAGGTATCATCGTTGCCGGCGGTGGTATGCTGGTGGCAGTGGTTGCCGCTTTCTTGTACGGCTTTGACGTGGCCCCCCGCGCCGAGGCGCATCTGGGCACTAACCTGTTCCTGCTGATCCTCGCTCTGGGTCTGGGTACTGGTTGGGCCTGGTTCAGCGGCAAGCGCGTTGCCATGACCGATATGCCGCAGATGGTTGCTCTGTACAACGGTATGGGTGGCGGCGCCGCTGCGGCCATCGCTGCCACCGAGCTGCTGTCCGGTAATGCCCTGGCACACGGTGTTGTAGTGACCGTGCTGGCCATTCTCGGTGGTTTGATTGGTGCGGTTGCCCTGTCTGGCTCGCTGATTGCGTGGGCCAAGCTGGACGGTCGCATGAACAAGACCTGGCGCGTGACCAAGCACCAGTACGTAAACGCGGCGCTGTTGTGCGGTGCGCTGTTTATTGGCGCCATCATCAGCGTCATGGCTGTGGCCGGCGCTGCAGAAACGCCGGTGTTCCTGATTCTGGTGTTCTTTGCTGTTGCTCTGGCGCTGGGTGTGCTGCTCACGACTCCGATTGGCGGCGCCGATATGCCGGTAGTGATCTCCTTGTACAACGCGTTCACCGGTCTGGCTGTTGCCTTTGAGGGTTTTGTGCTGCAAAACCCGGCGATGATCATTGCTGGTACCGTAGTAGGTTCGGCGGGCACGCTGCTGACCCTGATGATGGCCAAGGCGATGAACCGTCAGGTCAGCAACATTATCTTCAGCGACTTTGGCGGTGAAGATGACGGCGCTGACGGCGAGATCCAGGGCACCATGAAGTCTGCCGATGCCTCTGACGCTGCTATTGCCATGTATTACGCCAGCAAGGTCATCATTGTTCCGGGCTACGGTCTGGCGGTGGCCCAGGCGCAACACAAGCTGTACGAGTTTGTGAAGTTGCTGCAGAAGCAGGGTGTCGAGGTGAGCTTTGCCATTCACCCGGTTGCCGGCCGTATGCCTGGCCACATGAACGTACTGCTGGCCGAGGCTGGTGTGCCGTACGACATCATCTTCGATCTCGAAGACATCAACGAAGACTTCGCACAGGCCGATGTTGCCATCGTGCTGGGCGCCAACGACGTGGTTAACCCCGCTGCGCGCACCCGCAAGTCCAGCCCGATCTATGGCATGCCGATCCTTAACGTGGACCAGGCGCGCCAGGCCTATGTGGTCAAGCGTGGCCAGGGCAAGGGCTACTCCGGCGTCGAGAACGAGCTGTTCTTCCTCGACAACACCTCCATGGTCTACGGCGATGCCCAGAAGGTCATGGTTCAGATGATCGAAGCGGTCAAGTCGCTGGGTTAA
- a CDS encoding exopolysaccharide biosynthesis protein, with product MDATPQNLEQLLKHVDGLAAEQDDVSMRAVVDSVGRRSFGPLLLIMGVVLFSPLSGIPGMAVFAGIFVMLIAVQMLCGRSNFWLPAFILDRSVPQTRLRKAISWVTPTARRIDKLIKPRLGFMLHRTSTLLIAGLCVAVAAALPMLELVPFSSSIVGLALAILGLALVARDGLLVLVAVVLIVAAATLLASKLL from the coding sequence GTGGACGCAACACCGCAAAATCTCGAGCAGTTGCTCAAACATGTGGATGGTCTGGCCGCAGAGCAGGATGACGTATCGATGCGCGCGGTGGTGGACTCGGTAGGGCGGCGCTCGTTTGGGCCGCTGTTGCTGATCATGGGTGTGGTGCTGTTTTCACCGCTGAGCGGCATTCCGGGTATGGCGGTGTTCGCAGGCATCTTTGTAATGCTGATTGCCGTACAGATGTTGTGCGGTCGCAGCAACTTCTGGTTGCCCGCATTCATCCTTGACCGATCGGTGCCACAAACTCGTCTGCGCAAAGCCATCAGCTGGGTCACGCCGACCGCGCGACGCATCGATAAGCTAATCAAGCCGCGCTTGGGCTTTATGTTGCATCGCACCTCGACACTGCTGATCGCTGGTTTGTGCGTAGCAGTGGCAGCGGCCTTGCCAATGCTTGAGCTGGTGCCATTTTCGTCATCGATTGTCGGTTTGGCGCTGGCCATTCTGGGCTTGGCGCTGGTGGCCCGGGACGGGTTGCTGGTATTGGTCGCGGTGGTGTTAATCGTGGCGGCAGCGACACTGCTGGCGAGCAAGTTGCTCTAG
- a CDS encoding aldehyde dehydrogenase family protein, translating to MSHHQQFYINGQWVAPKGDQQLDVINPATEEAVASIALGNKEDVDVAVAAARAAFPSYAATSREERIALLERVIEVFKKRMGDVAEAISQEMGAPTKLAQTAQAPSGLSHFMTALEALKHFEFEEEIGTTLVVKEPIGVCGLITPWNWPMNQLTCKIAPALATGCAMVLKPSEVAPLSALILAEILDEAGVPAGVFNLVNGDGPTVGAAMSAHPDIDMMSFTGSTAAGRQVMSNGAQTIKRVALELGGKSANILLDDVNFEKMVAHGVMSCMNNSGQSCNAPTRMLVPNSRMDEVAAIAQAVAAQVKAGDPKAADTVMGPVVSKAQWTKIQDLISAGIDEGAKVAAGGPGRPEGLDKGYYVKPTVFTHVNNEMTIAREEIFGPVLSIIGYEDEEDAVRIANDTRYGLSGYVSSGDLDRARNVARRIRTGMVHLNGAPLDPKAPFGGYKESGIGREWGHYGFDDFLEVKSIYGYAAKA from the coding sequence ATGAGCCACCATCAGCAGTTCTACATCAATGGCCAGTGGGTAGCCCCCAAAGGCGACCAACAGCTTGATGTCATCAATCCGGCAACCGAAGAAGCGGTCGCCAGCATCGCGCTGGGCAACAAGGAAGACGTTGACGTCGCTGTTGCTGCCGCACGCGCCGCCTTCCCCAGCTATGCTGCCACCAGCCGTGAAGAGCGCATCGCGCTGCTGGAGCGCGTGATCGAGGTGTTCAAAAAGCGCATGGGCGACGTGGCCGAGGCCATCTCCCAGGAAATGGGCGCACCGACCAAGCTGGCGCAAACGGCACAGGCGCCGTCTGGCCTGTCGCACTTCATGACCGCACTGGAAGCACTCAAGCACTTCGAATTTGAAGAAGAGATCGGTACCACTCTGGTAGTTAAAGAGCCCATTGGTGTCTGCGGCCTGATTACGCCCTGGAACTGGCCGATGAACCAGCTGACCTGCAAGATCGCACCGGCACTGGCCACCGGCTGCGCCATGGTGCTCAAGCCCTCCGAGGTTGCCCCGCTGTCGGCCTTGATTCTGGCCGAAATTCTTGATGAGGCCGGCGTACCCGCTGGTGTCTTCAATCTGGTCAATGGTGACGGCCCGACTGTCGGCGCAGCCATGTCTGCTCACCCCGACATCGACATGATGTCTTTCACTGGCTCTACCGCAGCAGGCCGCCAGGTCATGAGCAACGGCGCCCAGACGATCAAGCGCGTGGCCCTGGAGCTGGGCGGCAAGTCGGCCAATATTCTGCTTGATGACGTCAATTTCGAGAAAATGGTCGCCCATGGTGTGATGTCGTGCATGAACAACAGCGGCCAGTCCTGCAACGCGCCCACACGCATGCTGGTGCCCAACAGTCGCATGGACGAGGTCGCTGCCATCGCCCAGGCTGTTGCTGCCCAGGTGAAGGCAGGCGACCCGAAAGCCGCCGACACCGTGATGGGCCCGGTTGTGTCCAAAGCGCAATGGACCAAGATTCAGGACCTGATCAGCGCCGGCATCGACGAAGGTGCCAAGGTCGCTGCCGGCGGCCCGGGTCGTCCGGAAGGACTGGACAAGGGTTACTACGTCAAGCCCACCGTGTTCACCCACGTCAACAATGAGATGACCATCGCCCGCGAAGAAATCTTCGGCCCGGTGCTGTCAATCATCGGCTATGAAGATGAAGAAGATGCGGTACGCATCGCCAATGACACCCGCTACGGCCTGTCCGGCTACGTCTCTTCCGGTGACCTGGACCGTGCGCGCAATGTTGCCCGCCGCATTCGTACCGGCATGGTGCATCTGAACGGCGCGCCGCTGGACCCGAAAGCGCCGTTCGGCGGCTACAAGGAATCCGGTATCGGTCGCGAGTGGGGCCATTACGGGTTTGACGACTTCCTGGAAGTGAAGTCCATCTACGGCTACGCCGCCAAGGCCTAA
- the iscR gene encoding Fe-S cluster assembly transcriptional regulator IscR, with translation MRLTTKGRYAVTAMLDLALHEDQGPITLADISMRQGVSISYLEQLFAKLRRSKLVESVRGPGGGYRLAGGAAAISVAQIVEAVNDSMDATRCLGKGDCQEGEVCLTHHLWSDLSARLRQFLNDITLAELVSREDIRRVSSRQDRISRARHTVSELERII, from the coding sequence ATGCGACTGACTACCAAGGGTCGTTACGCCGTTACAGCCATGCTGGATCTGGCGTTGCATGAAGACCAGGGCCCCATCACGCTGGCCGATATATCGATGCGCCAGGGTGTTTCCATTTCTTATCTGGAACAGCTTTTTGCCAAGTTGCGGCGCAGCAAACTGGTGGAGAGTGTGCGCGGTCCTGGCGGCGGCTACCGGCTGGCGGGCGGTGCTGCCGCCATCAGCGTGGCGCAGATAGTCGAGGCGGTGAATGACTCAATGGATGCGACCCGTTGCCTGGGCAAGGGTGACTGCCAGGAAGGCGAGGTGTGTTTGACGCACCATCTGTGGTCTGACCTGAGTGCACGGCTGCGCCAGTTCCTCAATGACATCACCCTGGCAGAGCTGGTGTCGCGCGAGGACATCCGCCGGGTGAGTTCGCGGCAGGACCGCATCTCCAGAGCGCGCCACACGGTCAGCGAGCTGGAGCGCATTATCTGA
- the sufB gene encoding Fe-S cluster assembly protein SufB has product MTEEVESLIRKDYAAGFHSAIESETLPPGLNEDVIRFISAKKEEPEWLLEWRLKAFRAWQEMDEPTWAHVHYPEIDFQAVSYYSAPKSMDSKPKSLDEVDPELLATYEKLGIPLHEQEMLAGVAVDAVFDSVSVVTTFREKLYEAGVIFCPISEAVHKYPELVQKYLGSVVPQKDNYYAALNSAVFSDGSFVYIPKGVRCPMELSTYFRINEMNTGQFERTLIVADEGSYVSYLEGCTAPMRDENQLHAAVVELVALDDAQIKYSTVQNWYPGDANGKGGIYNFVTKRGIAHTNAKISWTQVETGSAVTWKYPSCVLKGDNSVGEFYSVALTNNFQQADTGTKMIHLGKNTRSTIVAKGISAGRSDSAYRGLVRINPGADGARNYTQCDSLLIGDRCGAHTFPYIESKNPSAVVEHEATTSKVSDDQMFLCQQRGLDAEKAVSMIVNGFCREVFKELPMEFAVEAGKLLEVSLEGSVG; this is encoded by the coding sequence GTGACTGAAGAAGTCGAAAGCCTTATCAGAAAGGACTACGCGGCGGGGTTCCACTCTGCCATTGAGTCCGAGACCCTGCCACCGGGGCTGAATGAGGACGTGATCCGTTTCATTTCCGCCAAGAAGGAAGAGCCTGAGTGGCTGCTGGAGTGGCGCTTGAAGGCGTTTCGCGCCTGGCAGGAAATGGATGAGCCCACGTGGGCCCACGTGCACTACCCGGAAATCGACTTCCAGGCGGTATCCTACTATTCGGCTCCCAAGAGCATGGACAGCAAGCCCAAGAGCCTCGATGAGGTGGATCCTGAGCTGCTGGCCACCTATGAGAAGCTGGGTATCCCGCTGCACGAGCAGGAAATGCTCGCCGGTGTGGCGGTTGATGCGGTGTTTGACTCGGTTTCTGTTGTTACTACCTTCCGCGAAAAACTGTATGAAGCCGGTGTGATTTTCTGCCCGATCAGTGAGGCAGTGCACAAGTACCCCGAGCTGGTGCAGAAGTACCTCGGTAGCGTGGTACCGCAGAAGGATAACTACTACGCCGCGCTGAACTCGGCGGTCTTCTCCGATGGCTCCTTTGTGTACATTCCCAAGGGCGTCCGTTGCCCGATGGAGTTGTCCACCTACTTCCGCATCAACGAGATGAACACCGGGCAGTTCGAACGCACGCTGATCGTCGCTGATGAGGGCTCTTACGTGAGCTACCTCGAAGGCTGTACAGCGCCGATGCGCGACGAGAACCAGCTGCACGCGGCTGTGGTAGAGCTGGTCGCGCTGGACGATGCGCAGATCAAGTACTCCACCGTGCAGAACTGGTATCCGGGTGATGCCAATGGCAAGGGCGGCATCTACAACTTTGTGACCAAGCGCGGCATCGCCCACACCAATGCCAAGATTTCCTGGACACAGGTTGAGACCGGCTCTGCCGTTACCTGGAAGTACCCAAGCTGTGTGCTCAAGGGCGACAACAGTGTGGGTGAGTTCTACTCGGTTGCCCTGACCAATAACTTCCAGCAGGCCGACACTGGCACCAAAATGATCCATCTGGGTAAGAACACACGTTCTACCATCGTTGCCAAGGGGATTTCAGCGGGGCGCAGTGACAGCGCTTACCGTGGCCTGGTGCGCATCAACCCGGGTGCCGACGGTGCTCGCAACTATACCCAATGTGATTCGCTGCTGATCGGTGATCGCTGCGGTGCGCACACCTTCCCCTATATCGAGAGCAAGAATCCGAGCGCCGTTGTGGAGCACGAGGCTACCACCTCCAAGGTCAGTGATGACCAGATGTTCCTCTGCCAGCAGCGCGGACTGGATGCCGAGAAGGCGGTCTCGATGATCGTCAACGGCTTCTGCCGCGAGGTGTTCAAGGAGCTGCCGATGGAGTTTGCAGTGGAAGCTGGCAAGCTGCTTGAGGTGAGCCTCGAAGGATCAGTGGGCTGA
- the sufC gene encoding Fe-S cluster assembly ATPase SufC, with product MLNIKELYAKVEEKDILKGLSIEIKPGEVHAIMGPNGSGKSTMGNVLSGRPGYEATAGTVTFKGQDLLELETEERAREGLFLAFQYPVEIPGVSNMEFLKAAVDAKRKHQGLDEISSVDFLKLARETCKRVNLDASFLKRGVNEGFSGGEKKRNEIMQMMLLEPELCILDETDSGLDIDALQVVADGVNAMRDGKRSFLVVTHYQRLLDYIVPDYVHVLAGGRIVKSGDKSLALELEAKGYGWLENEVV from the coding sequence ATGCTAAATATCAAAGAATTGTACGCGAAAGTTGAAGAGAAAGATATCCTCAAAGGGCTGTCTATCGAGATCAAGCCGGGCGAAGTACACGCCATCATGGGCCCCAATGGTTCGGGCAAAAGCACCATGGGTAACGTGCTCTCCGGCCGCCCTGGCTACGAGGCGACGGCAGGCACGGTGACCTTCAAAGGGCAGGATCTGCTGGAGCTGGAAACCGAGGAGCGCGCGCGTGAAGGTCTGTTTCTGGCGTTCCAGTACCCGGTTGAGATTCCGGGTGTCAGCAATATGGAGTTTCTCAAGGCGGCCGTCGATGCCAAGCGCAAGCACCAGGGGCTGGATGAAATCTCCTCTGTGGACTTTCTGAAGCTGGCCCGTGAGACCTGCAAGCGCGTCAACCTGGATGCCAGCTTCCTCAAGCGCGGCGTCAACGAAGGTTTTTCCGGTGGCGAGAAGAAGCGTAACGAGATCATGCAGATGATGCTGCTTGAGCCTGAGCTGTGCATTCTCGACGAGACCGACTCCGGTCTGGACATCGATGCCCTGCAGGTGGTTGCCGATGGCGTTAACGCCATGCGCGACGGCAAGCGCAGCTTCCTGGTCGTCACCCATTATCAGCGCCTGCTCGACTACATCGTGCCTGATTATGTGCACGTGCTGGCCGGTGGCCGCATCGTCAAGTCCGGCGATAAGAGCCTGGCGCTGGAGCTGGAAGCCAAGGGTTACGGCTGGCTGGAAAACGAGGTGGTGTGA